ATCAGATCAAATATTAAAACATCTGGAACCCTCCTAATATTGCAAATTCAAAAACAAAAATATTTTGTCCATCAAAACATCAAATACATTGCTTAAAGAgacctttcatgaaaaatgatttttttttttttttttttttttgcaagagCCCATCATTGCTCTTATAATGTAACACCTAATGCAAATGGCGCGAAACATAACAATGAGGTAGAGCTTTAGACGGATTGTTTGTTGGGTAGAAGGCAAGGTGAAAAAAACAATCAGCAAAGTAGCATCATGGTACAAGTCTTCAAGACTAGATAGAAGTCAAGGAGATGATAAGAAATAGGCAAAGATAGAAAGTGAGGGAGAAGATCCTCTAATGTTATGGAAAAAGAAAATGGGATAAAATAAGAAAGCAGTCAAGCCCAGTGACTCAATTTAATCCTCACTATTAAGAAGCTAACAAACTCAACTACAGCAAGATATGTAAAACAAATCCTACAAATATGAAACttcctcaacttaaaaatgtccACAAGATATGGGCTTTAGAGGCTAATGTTGCAAAGCATAAGATACAAATagtaaaacaaaaataaataaataaaaaaagatagcATTTATCTCCCACCTTGGCTTCCGTTAGAGCATAAGGCATCCAGCTTTtacaaataaagaaataataataaaaggaagAGAGGCAGAGGCATATTAGCAGAAAAAGACTACTGTAACATAGGATGTTACATGCTAGAAACTTGAGTAGATTAGGTAGAAAATTGAGTTTAGTTCTTTTGCATTCAATACTTCATATTACCTGATATTATTTTTCTAAACAGAACGCATATATCATGATGTgtagcttttcttcttcttcttcttcttcttcttcttcttcttttttgaaTGAAAATCTTGATGTTATGATGATGCTTATTGATTAAGGTGCCAATTACTTGTTTTGGGTTCAAAACAATTAGAGCCTATTTACTTGTGAAAAACAGTTTTCtgttttccattttctactttttaAGAAAACTCCAGGATTCATTTTCCATGAAAAAACAGGGATAACATGGAAAATGCATTCACCTATCAATAATAGAAAACAGTTTtctaattcaaaaattttttttttaaaattattcatatctttcataattaaaaaataaatcattataaaatatatttaaaaaacttatttgatttttaaaattttttaatatgtaaTATTCATTtagtttataataatataattaattttctattattgtaaataaatatttttcaaaataattattgaattttatatatGAAAAGTTATATGTATAATTTTGATTATAGAAAAATCATTGTTTCCATTTGGAAAACAGTTAAAAAACAGAACTTTTGTTAGAAAGGAAACATTGGAAAACAACTTAAAGTTGTTCTCCAAATCTTAGCTAAATTTTGTAAAACTAGAAAACTAGTTTTCCAGCTCCTCATTTAGAAAATGGCACATGCAAACACGAAATTCTATTTTCCAGTTTTTGTAGAGAACTTTTTCCAGAAAACTACTCTAGTTTTTCACAAGTTAACAAGCCCTTATTTTTCTAACTATTGCAATACAGGCAGAAAATTTAGGAATGAGAATAGACAAGGCAAGGCTTTTGATTTTGATTCCAATGCTAGCAAGCAAAAGAATTATGCCAATGGCATGAAAAATGCAAATCCAAGAAGGCAAGGCATATAGTATATATGAAGGGTACTacaaaccaaaaagaaaaagataattaaacaataaaattccATAGGATAGAAACATCCAAGGGCTTTGTGGAATTCTAATAACAATGAAAACAAGCAACATTCCCCAAATTATAGAAACAAATTCAATTAAGAGCAAAGAATGGTTCTACATCTTGAACAATAAAAGGACTTTTTTCTTCTAGATACTCTTAATCAAGAAAACCTTCCAACTCAATAGTCAATACTTTAGCAAGCATACCAACTTTCAAACATAATGAGACCAATCAGGAATCAATTACTCAAAAGTAAGGGTATGCATGGTTAAGGGTATGCATGGTTCTTGGGGGTTCCAAACCAAACAGATCAACCATACCAAACCAATCAGAACCATATCATGCCAAACCAAACTTATTTCAGTGTTTTAGTTCTGTTCTAGTTCTTTACTAAGAACCAAACCAAAATTATACCGAAACGAGAACCAATTTTATACAACtatttttctatgatttttttgatatattatatactttcaatataattatatatatttacatgcaATTAAGAAtgtaatacacacacacacacacacacaacctCATATTATCTTTCAATTCTCTACCTTTGCATAATAATTTTAGCTATAAATACATTAAACTACCACATAGTAATTAATTATAAGTGTATTAATATATTCTATAATATGTTTAATCCTTAATTATATACTTAccttataattaaagattatatagTTAAGAAAtagtaaaaatatatattatatgatatactatgATAAACATCCAACTTTAAAGCTTAAACTATAATTCAGGTATGTCTTTTTCATGACAACAATTGCAAAAAATTGTTTCAAGAATCGAAATCAGAACCTGACCGAAACATCAAAAACCGAACCAAAATcataccaaattttaatttggtTCTATTTTATAAGTAGAACCTAAAACAAAACTGAAACTGTACAACCCTACTCAAATCTATAAAGGCACTGAGACTTAGCGTTGATCAAATTATAAAAGCATTTCCTTTAGTTCATGTTGCAACCCTTAAGTAGCAGTTCCTACAGAGAAACAAATGAAAGAACTAGAAGTCTATCCATGTATGAATGCTCAAGAATGAAGACATACTTGCTATGTTTGTTAAGAGAGTAGATTTTTCGCATAATGAATTGGAGGCAGAGCCAAGCATTTATCACAGtggaaaatgaaattataatCATAAAAAAACCTCTATTTGTCATAATACATATTCTATTCTATGCAGTAGCATACCAAAAAAGATTTTAGTGCAACAACCAattcataaaataacaaaaaaactgAAAGGACTAGAAAATGCATTAAAATGCACAAAAACGTTAGTTGTCtttgaactaaaattaaatacatGCACAAAGAAACATACAACGCATCTACTAAATATCTTTACATCAGATTGTAAACACTATCACTTAAAGAAATAAAATCATGAATTATGTCTAATGgacaaaagattaaaaaaatgATGATCAAAACTGCAAATGCCAATTTATATCTGCTATCCTCAACAATagaaatctgaaattttactgTCATGAAATTTGAACGCTATAGCAACTATAGCACATGAATTttgaattaatattaaaaaaaattccaaTACATATACCAAAAAACCATATTAAAAGATTCCAGCCAGTTGCTAGTCTACTAAGTTATTCATACATTTATTAGAAACTTATTGTCTGACAATAACAAATATGAAGCCAACTTTATGAATTTAAATAACAGATCTTTCCCAACTTAGACAGAGACCTGCATAGTAAGAGATGACCTTTCACCTTTACATTTCTATAGCTAAATTGCAGGTCTTATATACTGAATTACTGATTTTCAAATATAATTCAAGCATAAAACCCATATATTTTGAGGGGTTTTTGAAAATGTGGCTAAAAAACCCAATCTTTTCATTAGCAGTAATTAAGACACTGTGCAGGTATCTGCACACTGACTTCCAATGCAAGTGAATGAAGAACTCAGAAGACCTATAAAGCAGTACTACAATGTAAATAGAATTATATGGATAAGCCTAAACCAATTACAAATGTAAGTAAACCAAGAGTTCAAACATCCTCTAAGAaccttattttttttatctttaattaaGCATATGAATTGAAAGTTCTATTCCGTGAAATCCATACTGGAAAATACTAATAACTTTGATGTCAACCAAGAGTCGCTAAACAAGAATTTTTAATGACATAACGCCAAAAACAACTAAAATCTGGATCAAAACTTACAATGATTCGGCCTTCAATCCTCATATCCTTCTGCTCAAAAAGCCATATCTGAATGCGGGCTTTCTACTTCCCCAAACCCCATAAaaagattattaaaaaaaaaagagcgaGTATTAGCCCAAAAATCAGTTTCCCATAAAGAACAACCTAATTTAAGCAAACCCAGatgaaaaaaaaagaatggaATAAGTGAAGAACTGACTTACACTTTGAAGAAACCTGAAAATCAGGTTCTGGTGCGGCACAATCCCAGTAAGCGCAGATAAAAAAAGCGATAAATGAGTAAACAGCCAGGAGGCGCAGATAAAAAAGCaatcaatgaaaaaaaaaaaaaaaaggaacgtTAAAGACAAGAAATAGCAAATTGTATAAGCAGAAAGAAGCATAAGAGTGAAACGTACAATGGGTTGGGTCATAATCCTCTGGACCTTGGTGCTCGCCATGGCTATGAGCTCTCGCGGGTTCCGGGGGCAAAGAGAGAGTTTAGTTGGAGAGAAGTAAACCCTAGAACCAGAGGCTTTTCCCTTATTGAGGATTGAGTCAAGAGGAACCGGTGTTATTTTTCGAGCCAATTAGATCGGTTCGGTTTGGAATTTGCAAACCAAACCAGTTAACAAATCTATCTATCTATCTGCCTCTCTATCTATTTGTGGTAAACTTTATCTCGATGTTGCCATATAAACAAATTTTCCATTGAGTGTCGTTTATCacgtaaaaattattataaaattatcataatttattattatagtaATTATACATTgagtaattaatattttttaatttaattttttttttatttttttaaacacctttattattattatcattgatACATCAATTTCTATGATTAAATAATTATCTTGTTTAATAATTTATCTATCTGCATATATAAAATGggtaaaaaattttttatattatcataTCAATAGATTCTCGCTTAATATTGTCATATAGCACTTACTTTATAGTATATTATTATCAGGAGCCGTTATCATATTATAATATACTCATGCTATGCCTATTCCCTCTCTATAGGTACTCACTGGCTGTGCCCTTTTGTACATTGCACATATGATAGCCGGACCGTCGTACCTAAtatcataataaaaatatttctgatacacaggatcctcttaaagaggcaagtgtagagcatacgtgtctctgattataagagtatgatacaagttcaaaggattttagagagaaagagaaaagttTAGAAAGCCATAGAAGAGTACTTCAGAGAATATTATTGAAAGGAAAAACTGAGTGTGTTTACAActgaagagagcaactccttatatagACTTGGAGGCTCTAAGATTTACAGGCAACTGGTTGGAAACTGGCTACCGATACTCTTAAGTagataaagaaaaacaaaataaagggAACACATCATTACATTATTGACTGACAAACTTTAACTTTTCTTATGGAGTGGTGGACAGGTTGAGGGTGTCAAAATCGGAGTCGTCAGAGTCGATTCCAAAAAAGTCCTTTGGCCACTGTCGGTGTACAGGAGATGGTGGGTCAGTGCTTTGAATGGCATCCCGTGACTCTGTGTCCATTGGGTCctgggaatcttgccacatgggatgggtccAGTCAATTGGCTCATCAGTGAGAGACCGGATGGGACCAAGTGATGTGCAATTCACATGGGGAGGCACCAGACAATAACAGCTGTTGATTTCACAGAGATATTCAGCTAGTTGTTTTCTTAGGGGTCCCATGGCGTCCTTTTCAGTGATTGATCCCTCATAAGTTCTCCATTCGTACTCGATGATGCAGGTCGGA
The sequence above is a segment of the Hevea brasiliensis isolate MT/VB/25A 57/8 chromosome 11, ASM3005281v1, whole genome shotgun sequence genome. Coding sequences within it:
- the LOC110654096 gene encoding uncharacterized protein LOC110654096, with the protein product MASTKVQRIMTQPINLIFRFLQSKARIQIWLFEQKDMRIEGRIIGFDEYMNLVLDDAEEVNIKKKTRKSLGRILLKGDNITLMMNTGK